The proteins below come from a single Chryseobacterium sp. MA9 genomic window:
- a CDS encoding bifunctional 4-hydroxy-2-oxoglutarate aldolase/2-dehydro-3-deoxy-phosphogluconate aldolase: MNEIIQKIKDHKIVPLFYNESFEVSKNIIKALYEAGIRVIEYTNRGHQALENFTELKAISHTEFPGLLLGIGTVKNIEEMDDFANAKADFIITPVISEALVKYSFERNILLIPGCFTPSDINIAYQNGLRLVKIFPADALGKNYIKSVKPVFPGMNFMPTGGIHADYKDITEWLNGGAIAVGLGSSLIGKDFNEEELTLKTKDLLQQLNHN; this comes from the coding sequence ATGAATGAAATAATACAGAAAATAAAAGACCATAAAATAGTTCCATTATTTTATAACGAATCGTTTGAAGTCTCAAAAAATATCATAAAAGCTTTATACGAAGCAGGAATCCGTGTAATAGAATACACCAACCGCGGTCATCAGGCATTGGAAAATTTTACAGAGCTGAAAGCAATTTCCCATACAGAATTTCCCGGTCTTTTGTTAGGAATTGGAACGGTAAAAAACATAGAGGAAATGGATGATTTTGCCAATGCAAAGGCAGATTTTATCATTACACCGGTTATCAGTGAAGCATTGGTGAAATATTCTTTCGAAAGAAATATCCTGCTGATTCCGGGCTGCTTTACCCCTTCTGATATCAATATCGCGTATCAGAACGGTTTAAGACTGGTTAAAATATTTCCGGCAGACGCTTTAGGAAAGAATTACATCAAATCTGTGAAACCTGTTTTTCCGGGAATGAATTTTATGCCAACCGGAGGAATCCATGCTGATTATAAAGATATCACGGAATGGCTCAATGGTGGTGCCATAGCAGTAGGACTGGGCAGTTCGCTCATCGGAAAAGATTTTAATGAAGAAGAACTGACTCTGAAAACAAAGGATTTATTACAACAACTTAATCATAACTAA